One Citrobacter amalonaticus genomic window carries:
- the bioD gene encoding dethiobiotin synthase, translating to MLKRFFITGTDTSVGKTVVSRALLQALASGGKSVAGYKPVAKGSKETPEGLRNRDALVLQSVSTLELPYEAVNPIALSEDESSVAHCGPINYTLLSNGLASLSEKVDHVVVEGTGGWRSLMNDLRPLSEWVVQEQLPVLMVVGIQEGCINHALLTAQAIANDGLPLIGWVANRINPGLAHYAEIIDVLSKKLPAPLIGELPYLPRAEQRELGQYIRLSMLGSLLSVDRIMA from the coding sequence ATGCTGAAGCGTTTCTTTATTACAGGTACAGACACTTCTGTTGGGAAGACGGTTGTTTCCCGCGCATTGCTACAAGCGTTAGCGTCGGGGGGTAAAAGCGTTGCGGGATATAAACCGGTTGCGAAGGGCAGCAAAGAGACGCCCGAAGGGTTGCGTAACCGGGATGCGCTGGTGCTGCAAAGCGTGTCGACGCTGGAATTACCCTATGAGGCGGTTAACCCCATCGCCCTGAGCGAAGATGAAAGTAGCGTAGCCCACTGTGGCCCGATCAATTACACCTTGCTCTCTAACGGGCTGGCTAGCCTGAGCGAAAAGGTTGATCACGTCGTGGTTGAAGGAACTGGCGGCTGGCGCAGTCTGATGAACGATCTGCGTCCACTGTCCGAATGGGTGGTGCAGGAGCAGTTACCGGTGTTGATGGTGGTCGGTATTCAGGAAGGTTGTATTAACCATGCGTTGCTGACGGCACAGGCGATCGCCAACGACGGTTTACCGCTGATCGGTTGGGTCGCTAACCGTATTAATCCGGGTCTGGCACATTACGCAGAGATTATTGATGTACTGAGCAAAAAACTGCCAGCACCGCTGATTGGCGAACTGCCGTATTTGCCGCGTGCCGAGCAGCGCGAACTCGGACAGTACATTCGCCTGTCAATGCTGGGTAGCTTGCTGTCGGTAGATAGAATCATGGCGTAA
- a CDS encoding carboxypeptidase M32, producing MEKSSAYHDVTRIFLRLSRFSHLSAIASWDMFTMMPPGGSAARGEALAELSVLEHQILTEPKVAQWLAAAAQEDLNDVEQANLREMTRLHTQAALLPESLVEAKSLAGSRCEHAWRSQRPANDWQGFSANLKEVVKLSREEARLRAQVKGGSPYDALLDIYEPEMTSAQLDGLFADLKSWLPDLLSRVVARQSQQSLIAPVGPFPTVVQRELGLETMSVLGFDFNAGRLDISAHPFCGGVPEDVRITTRYDENELLSALFGVIHETGHARYEQNLPRNGLGQPVALARSTAIHESQSLFFEMQVGRSNAFLRQLLPAVKRHFGDQAAFEEQNFIAWNQRVKPGFIRVDADEVSYPAHVILRYEIERALINGDIEVDDIPALWDEKMQAWLGLSTKGNYRDGCMQDIHWTDGGFGYFPSYTLGAMYAAQLFSAANRALPGLSQQIAGGDFSALFDWLRQNIWQHGSRFTTAQLITQATGEALSSRHFRAHLESRYL from the coding sequence ATGGAAAAATCATCAGCTTATCATGATGTTACACGCATCTTCCTGCGACTCTCTCGTTTTTCACACCTCTCCGCTATCGCCAGTTGGGATATGTTCACCATGATGCCGCCCGGCGGCAGTGCAGCGCGTGGCGAAGCGCTGGCGGAGCTGAGCGTTCTGGAACATCAAATCCTGACTGAACCAAAAGTGGCGCAATGGCTTGCCGCTGCCGCCCAGGAGGATCTCAATGATGTGGAACAGGCCAATCTGCGGGAAATGACGCGACTGCATACCCAGGCCGCGTTGTTACCAGAGTCGTTGGTGGAGGCCAAATCTCTCGCCGGAAGTCGCTGCGAACACGCCTGGCGCAGCCAGCGTCCCGCCAACGACTGGCAGGGATTTTCAGCGAATCTGAAGGAAGTAGTAAAACTGAGCCGCGAAGAGGCCAGACTGCGTGCGCAAGTCAAAGGCGGCTCGCCGTATGACGCGCTGCTGGACATTTATGAGCCGGAAATGACCAGCGCACAGTTGGATGGCCTGTTTGCCGATCTCAAATCGTGGCTGCCGGATCTGCTCAGTCGCGTGGTTGCCCGCCAGTCGCAGCAGTCGCTGATTGCCCCCGTCGGCCCCTTCCCGACTGTCGTTCAGCGCGAACTGGGGCTGGAGACGATGTCGGTACTCGGTTTCGATTTTAACGCCGGTCGCCTCGACATCAGCGCGCATCCATTCTGCGGCGGCGTGCCTGAAGACGTGCGAATCACGACGCGTTATGACGAAAACGAATTACTCAGCGCCCTGTTTGGCGTGATCCACGAAACCGGCCATGCCCGCTACGAGCAAAACCTGCCGCGTAACGGGTTGGGTCAGCCCGTCGCCCTTGCCCGTTCCACCGCAATCCACGAATCCCAGAGCCTGTTTTTTGAAATGCAGGTAGGTCGCAGCAATGCATTTTTAAGGCAACTGTTACCTGCCGTGAAGCGTCATTTTGGCGATCAGGCCGCCTTTGAAGAGCAAAACTTCATCGCCTGGAATCAGCGGGTAAAACCCGGTTTTATCCGCGTGGATGCCGATGAAGTCAGCTATCCGGCGCACGTCATCCTGCGCTATGAAATTGAGCGCGCATTGATCAATGGCGATATCGAAGTGGACGACATTCCGGCGCTGTGGGACGAAAAAATGCAGGCCTGGCTGGGACTGTCGACAAAAGGGAACTATCGCGACGGCTGCATGCAGGATATTCACTGGACTGACGGCGGGTTTGGTTACTTCCCTTCTTATACGCTGGGCGCAATGTATGCCGCACAGTTGTTCAGCGCTGCAAATCGCGCATTGCCAGGTCTCAGTCAGCAGATTGCCGGCGGCGATTTCAGCGCCTTGTTTGACTGGCTGCGACAGAATATCTGGCAGCACGGCAGTCGCTTTACCACGGCGCAGTTGATTACTCAGGCCACCGGAGAAGCATTGAGCAGCCGTCATTTCCGCGCTCATCTTGAATCTCGCTATCTGTAA
- a CDS encoding MFS transporter: protein MSRTTTVNDATASDIDDQRISQPVQFIQRGTSAFMRVTLALFSAGLATFALLYCVQPILPVLSHEFGVSPASSSISLSISTGMLAVGLLFTGPLSDAIGRKPVMVTALLLASCCTLLSTMMTSWHGILIMRALIGLSLSGVAAVGMTYLSEEIHPSFVAFSMGLYISGNSIGGMSGRLISGVFTDFFSWRIALAAIGCFALASALMFWKILPESRHFRPTSLRPKTLFINFRLHWRDQGLPLLFAEGFLLMGSFVTLFNYIGYRLMLSPWELSQAVVGLLSVAYLTGTWSSPKAGSMTVRYGRGPVMLFSTAVMLFGLLMTLFSSLWLIFAGMLLFSAGFFGAHSVASSWIGPRARRAKGQASSLYLFSYYLGSSIAGTLGGVFWHNYGWNGVGGFIAIMLVLAILVGTRLHHRLHV from the coding sequence GTGAGTCGTACTACTACAGTCAATGACGCGACGGCGAGCGATATTGACGACCAACGCATTTCTCAGCCGGTTCAGTTTATTCAACGCGGTACTTCTGCCTTTATGCGCGTCACGCTGGCGCTCTTTTCTGCCGGACTGGCGACTTTCGCCCTGCTGTACTGCGTCCAGCCCATTCTGCCGGTGTTGTCTCATGAGTTTGGCGTATCTCCCGCCAGCAGCAGTATTTCACTGTCGATCTCTACCGGAATGTTAGCCGTTGGCCTGCTGTTTACCGGTCCGCTGTCGGATGCTATCGGGCGCAAGCCGGTGATGGTGACCGCGTTGCTGCTCGCCTCCTGCTGTACGTTGCTCTCGACGATGATGACCAGCTGGCACGGCATTCTGATAATGCGCGCACTGATTGGCCTTTCACTCAGCGGCGTGGCGGCGGTCGGGATGACTTATCTGAGTGAGGAGATCCACCCCAGCTTTGTCGCTTTCTCAATGGGGTTGTACATCAGCGGCAACTCGATTGGCGGGATGAGTGGACGTCTGATTAGCGGCGTGTTTACCGATTTCTTTAGCTGGCGCATTGCGCTGGCTGCCATTGGCTGCTTCGCGCTGGCGTCGGCCCTGATGTTCTGGAAAATTCTGCCGGAATCACGCCACTTCCGTCCCACGTCGCTGCGCCCCAAAACGCTGTTCATCAACTTCCGACTCCACTGGCGTGACCAGGGACTGCCGCTGCTGTTTGCCGAAGGTTTTCTGCTGATGGGGTCATTTGTCACCCTGTTTAACTATATCGGCTATCGTCTGATGCTTTCGCCGTGGGAGCTCAGTCAGGCGGTGGTCGGCTTGCTTTCCGTCGCGTATCTGACCGGAACCTGGAGTTCGCCAAAGGCCGGTTCGATGACGGTACGTTACGGACGCGGTCCGGTGATGCTCTTTTCCACCGCCGTGATGCTGTTCGGTCTGTTAATGACGTTGTTCAGTTCGCTGTGGCTGATTTTCGCCGGGATGCTGCTCTTCTCAGCTGGATTCTTTGGCGCGCACTCGGTGGCCAGTAGCTGGATTGGGCCGCGCGCGCGTCGCGCCAAAGGCCAGGCCTCTTCGCTGTATCTGTTCAGCTACTATCTGGGATCCAGTATCGCCGGTACGCTGGGCGGTGTGTTCTGGCATAACTATGGCTGGAACGGCGTCGGGGGATTTATCGCGATTATGCTGGTACTGGCTATTCTGGTCGGCACACGACTGCATCACCGTCTTCACGTCTAG
- the osmV gene encoding osmoprotectant ABC transporter ATP-binding protein OsmV has product MIKLENLTKQFSQKNGQPLKAVDNVNLNVPEGEMCVLLGPSGCGKTTTLKMINRLITPSSGNILINGENTNEMDTVTLRRNIGYVIQQIGLFPNMTIEENITVVPRMLGWDKARCKSRAEELMEMVAMDAKKFLHRYPKEMSGGQQQRIGVIRALAADPPVLLMDEPFGAVDPINREVIQNQFLEMQRTLKKTVMLVSHDIDEALKLGDRIAVFRQGRIVQCASPDELLAKPANEFVGSFVGQDRTLKRLLLVSAGDVTDQQPTLTAEPSTSLNEAFGIMDDNDIRAITVVDGEGKPLGFVKRREARQATGTCADILHPFRITGKAEDNLRIVLSKLYESNTSWMPIVDEEGRYNGEISQDYIADYLSSGRTRRALNIHEGS; this is encoded by the coding sequence ATGATAAAACTGGAAAACCTCACTAAACAATTTTCACAGAAAAATGGTCAACCGCTGAAGGCCGTCGATAACGTTAATCTGAACGTGCCGGAGGGAGAAATGTGTGTACTGCTGGGGCCATCGGGCTGCGGTAAGACCACTACCCTGAAGATGATTAACCGCCTGATTACCCCGAGCAGTGGCAACATCCTGATAAACGGTGAAAATACCAATGAGATGGATACCGTGACCCTGCGCCGTAATATTGGCTATGTGATCCAGCAGATTGGTCTGTTTCCAAATATGACGATTGAAGAGAACATCACGGTCGTCCCCCGCATGCTGGGCTGGGACAAAGCCCGCTGTAAAAGCCGCGCCGAAGAATTGATGGAGATGGTGGCGATGGATGCCAAAAAGTTTCTGCATCGCTATCCAAAAGAGATGTCTGGCGGTCAGCAGCAGCGTATAGGTGTGATTCGCGCCCTGGCGGCGGATCCGCCGGTGCTGCTGATGGATGAACCGTTTGGTGCCGTCGATCCCATCAACCGCGAAGTGATCCAGAATCAGTTCCTTGAGATGCAACGTACGCTGAAAAAAACCGTCATGCTGGTGAGCCATGATATCGATGAGGCGCTGAAGCTCGGCGATCGTATTGCCGTGTTCCGTCAGGGACGCATCGTCCAGTGCGCCAGCCCGGATGAACTGTTGGCTAAACCGGCCAACGAGTTTGTCGGGTCGTTCGTTGGTCAGGACCGCACGCTTAAGCGTCTGCTGCTGGTTTCGGCGGGCGACGTGACCGATCAACAGCCGACGCTGACTGCCGAGCCGTCCACGTCGCTGAATGAAGCCTTTGGCATTATGGATGACAACGATATTCGCGCCATTACGGTGGTGGATGGTGAAGGAAAACCGCTGGGCTTTGTGAAACGTCGCGAGGCGCGCCAGGCCACCGGCACCTGCGCAGATATCCTTCATCCCTTCCGCATTACCGGTAAAGCCGAAGATAACCTGCGCATTGTGCTCTCCAAACTGTATGAAAGTAATACCAGCTGGATGCCGATCGTTGACGAGGAAGGACGCTACAACGGTGAGATCTCACAGGATTATATCGCCGATTATCTCAGCTCCGGACGTACCCGCCGGGCGCTGAACATTCACGAAGGCAGTTAG
- a CDS encoding KPN_01571 family protein produces the protein MNPLHWVVFALLALDAVRELMGFSSILGIW, from the coding sequence ATGAATCCACTCCACTGGGTTGTCTTTGCTCTTCTGGCACTGGATGCCGTCAGAGAATTGATGGGGTTTTCATCAATCTTAGGAATTTGGTAA
- a CDS encoding trypsin-like serine peptidase — MRKTVAVLLGSLCFSSGIAHADKPDADTGTSEVKTLFFGQDDRAPVSDPTQSPWDAIGQLETASGNLCTATLISPHLALTAGHCLLTPPKGKPDKAVVLRFVSKKGLWRYEIHGIEGRVDPGLGKRLKPDGDGWIVPPAAAPWDFGLIVLRYPPSGITPLPLFEGDKAALTAALKEAGRKVTQSGYPEDHLDTLYSHQDCIVTGWAQNSVLSHQCDTLPGDSGSPLMLKTEAGWQLIGVQSSAPAAKDRWRADNRAISVTGFREKLDALAGEQ, encoded by the coding sequence ATGCGTAAAACCGTTGCTGTATTACTGGGTTCGTTGTGCTTTTCATCGGGTATTGCGCATGCGGATAAGCCTGACGCGGATACCGGAACCAGTGAAGTCAAAACGTTATTTTTTGGTCAGGACGATCGCGCGCCGGTAAGCGATCCTACCCAATCGCCGTGGGATGCCATCGGACAACTGGAAACCGCCAGCGGTAACCTCTGCACCGCGACGCTAATCTCCCCACATCTGGCGCTCACTGCCGGACATTGCTTATTAACGCCGCCAAAAGGGAAACCGGATAAAGCCGTCGTCCTGCGTTTTGTTTCGAAAAAAGGTCTCTGGCGTTATGAAATTCACGGTATTGAAGGACGGGTGGATCCTGGTCTTGGAAAACGTCTGAAGCCCGATGGCGACGGCTGGATTGTGCCGCCTGCAGCTGCGCCGTGGGACTTTGGCCTGATTGTGTTGCGCTATCCCCCTTCCGGCATCACGCCGTTACCGCTGTTTGAGGGTGATAAGGCGGCACTGACCGCCGCACTCAAAGAGGCCGGACGCAAGGTCACGCAGTCGGGGTATCCGGAAGATCATCTGGATACGCTCTATTCTCATCAGGATTGTATCGTCACCGGCTGGGCGCAGAATTCAGTGTTGTCACACCAGTGTGACACGCTGCCGGGCGACAGCGGTTCACCGCTGATGCTGAAAACCGAGGCGGGCTGGCAGTTAATCGGTGTTCAAAGTTCTGCCCCGGCGGCGAAAGATCGCTGGCGCGCAGATAACCGGGCGATCTCGGTGACGGGATTTCGGGAAAAACTGGATGCGCTGGCCGGGGAGCAATAA
- a CDS encoding ester cyclase: MTPKEILCQWVDAFNNADIEIISELYDDNAINHQVANDPVIGKEAIKKMFEQDFAIPEMVCIVENIFEDGQWAILEWRDPLGLRGCGFFQIVNNKIVFQRGYWDKLSFLKQHNLPIE, translated from the coding sequence ATGACGCCAAAAGAAATACTTTGCCAATGGGTTGACGCATTTAATAATGCAGATATAGAAATTATTTCTGAATTATATGATGATAATGCAATAAACCATCAGGTTGCCAATGATCCCGTTATTGGGAAAGAGGCAATAAAGAAAATGTTTGAACAAGATTTTGCCATCCCAGAAATGGTTTGTATCGTTGAAAATATTTTCGAAGATGGACAATGGGCAATTTTAGAGTGGCGTGACCCATTAGGTTTGAGAGGTTGCGGTTTCTTTCAAATAGTAAACAATAAAATTGTATTTCAAAGAGGCTACTGGGATAAGCTATCTTTCTTAAAACAGCACAATTTGCCTATTGAATAG
- the asr gene encoding acid resistance repetitive basic protein Asr, translating into MKKVLALVVAAAMGLSSAAFAADTTSTAPAAAPVAKSAPAKTMHHKKHHKATTQKAPEQKAQAAKKHPKKAKATTEQKAPEQKAQAAKKHTKKHSQKPAAKPAAQPAA; encoded by the coding sequence ATGAAAAAAGTATTAGCTCTGGTTGTTGCCGCTGCTATGGGTCTGTCTTCTGCTGCGTTTGCGGCTGACACTACATCAACTGCACCGGCTGCGGCGCCTGTTGCGAAATCGGCTCCGGCAAAAACCATGCACCACAAAAAACATCACAAAGCGACTACCCAGAAAGCGCCAGAACAAAAAGCGCAGGCCGCTAAAAAACACCCGAAAAAAGCCAAAGCCACGACTGAGCAGAAAGCGCCTGAACAGAAAGCTCAAGCCGCTAAAAAGCACACCAAAAAACACAGCCAAAAACCGGCCGCTAAGCCTGCCGCTCAACCGGCCGCTTAA
- the mdtI gene encoding multidrug/spermidine efflux SMR transporter subunit MdtI encodes MQQFEWVHAAWLGMAIVLEIIANVFLKFSDGFRRKLYGILSLVAVLAAFSALSQAVKGIDLSVAYALWGGFGIAATLAAGWILFGQRLNHKGWIGVVLLLAGMVMIKLA; translated from the coding sequence ATGCAACAGTTTGAATGGGTTCACGCCGCCTGGTTAGGGATGGCGATCGTGCTGGAAATTATCGCCAACGTCTTTTTAAAATTCTCTGACGGCTTTCGTCGTAAATTGTACGGCATTCTCTCGCTGGTTGCGGTACTCGCCGCGTTCAGTGCGCTTTCACAGGCGGTAAAGGGCATTGACCTGTCCGTTGCCTACGCGCTGTGGGGGGGATTTGGTATCGCCGCGACGCTGGCTGCCGGATGGATACTGTTCGGGCAACGTCTGAATCATAAAGGCTGGATCGGCGTTGTGTTGCTGCTGGCTGGTATGGTGATGATTAAACTGGCCTGA
- the mlc gene encoding sugar metabolism global transcriptional regulator Mlc, producing the protein MVADSQPGHIDQIKQTNAGAVYRLIDQLGPVSRIDLSRLAQLAPASITKIVREMLEAHLVQELEIKEAGSRGRPAVGLVVETEAWHYLSLRISRGEIFLALRDLSSKLVVEDCLELPLNDETPLLARIVTLVDQFFIRHQQKLERLTSIAITLPGIIDTENGIVHRMPFYADVKEMPLGDTLAQHTGVPVYIQHDISAWTMAEALFGASRGARDVIQVVIDHNVGAGVITDGHLLHAGSSSLVEIGHTQVDPYGKRCYCGNHGCLETIASVESVLELAQLRLAQSMSSSLHGQPLTVDSLCQAALQGDLLAKDIISGVGTHVGRILAIMVNLFNPQKILIGSPLSKAADVLFPAIADSIRQQALPAYSKNMVVESTQFSNQGTMAGAALVKDAMYNGSLLIRLLQG; encoded by the coding sequence GTGGTTGCTGATAGTCAGCCTGGGCACATCGATCAAATAAAGCAGACCAATGCGGGCGCCGTTTATCGCCTGATTGATCAGCTGGGACCGGTATCGCGTATTGATCTTTCGCGTCTTGCGCAACTGGCACCCGCCAGTATCACGAAGATAGTGCGTGAAATGCTTGAAGCGCATCTGGTCCAGGAACTGGAAATTAAAGAAGCCGGCAGTCGCGGACGCCCGGCGGTGGGGCTGGTGGTGGAAACCGAAGCCTGGCACTATCTGTCCCTTCGCATCAGCCGTGGAGAAATCTTTCTCGCCCTGCGCGATCTCAGCAGCAAGCTGGTCGTGGAAGACTGTCTTGAACTGCCGCTTAACGATGAAACGCCGCTGTTGGCGCGAATTGTCACGCTGGTCGATCAGTTTTTTATTCGTCATCAGCAGAAGCTCGAACGTCTGACCTCCATCGCCATTACCTTACCCGGCATTATCGATACCGAGAACGGGATCGTACATCGCATGCCGTTTTATGCCGATGTGAAAGAGATGCCGCTCGGCGATACGCTGGCGCAGCACACCGGCGTGCCGGTCTACATTCAGCATGATATCAGCGCCTGGACGATGGCAGAGGCGCTGTTTGGCGCATCCCGCGGCGCGCGCGATGTCATTCAGGTGGTTATCGATCATAACGTTGGCGCCGGGGTGATTACCGACGGTCATTTACTGCATGCGGGTAGCAGCAGCCTGGTGGAGATTGGCCACACACAGGTCGATCCTTACGGAAAACGCTGCTACTGCGGCAACCACGGCTGTCTGGAAACTATCGCCAGCGTGGAAAGCGTACTGGAGCTGGCGCAACTGCGACTGGCGCAATCTATGAGCTCTTCGCTTCACGGTCAGCCGTTGACGGTCGATTCGCTGTGTCAGGCGGCGCTACAGGGGGATTTGCTGGCAAAAGACATTATCAGCGGCGTGGGGACCCACGTTGGCCGTATCCTCGCCATTATGGTCAATTTGTTCAATCCGCAAAAAATCCTGATTGGATCGCCACTCAGTAAAGCCGCAGACGTGCTGTTTCCGGCGATTGCGGACAGCATCCGCCAGCAGGCGCTACCGGCCTACAGCAAAAATATGGTCGTTGAGAGCACACAGTTCTCTAATCAGGGGACAATGGCGGGAGCCGCGCTGGTAAAAGACGCGATGTATAATGGTTCTTTGTTGATTCGTCTATTACAGGGTTAA
- a CDS encoding LysR family transcriptional regulator produces MNIELRHLRYFVAVAEELHFGRAAARLNISQPPLSQQIQMLEQQVGARLLARTNRSVALTAAGKQFLADSRQILGLVNDAAARAQRLHHGEAGELRIGFTSSAPFIRAVSDTLSLFRQSYPDMHLQTREMNTREQLAPLSEGALDLGLMRNTPLPESLHHEVILHEPLMAMIPRVFPLSQKPVVTLAELAKEPFVFFDPHVGTGLYDDILGMMRRYQLTPMITQEVGEAMTIIGLVAAGLGVSILPASFKKVQLNEMCWVPIAEEDAVSEMWLVWSAHHEPSQAALRFRQQLVQAVRGA; encoded by the coding sequence ATGAATATTGAACTGCGTCACCTTCGCTACTTTGTTGCCGTGGCGGAAGAACTGCATTTCGGACGCGCCGCGGCTCGTCTGAATATTTCGCAGCCGCCGCTGAGCCAGCAAATACAGATGCTTGAGCAGCAGGTCGGCGCGCGCCTGCTCGCGCGAACAAACCGCAGCGTCGCCCTGACTGCCGCCGGCAAGCAATTTCTCGCCGACAGTCGACAGATCCTCGGGCTGGTCAACGATGCCGCCGCCCGTGCGCAGCGTCTGCATCACGGGGAAGCTGGAGAACTGCGTATCGGTTTTACCTCGTCGGCACCGTTTATCCGCGCGGTGTCGGATACCCTGTCGCTGTTCCGCCAGTCATACCCGGACATGCATTTGCAGACCCGCGAGATGAATACCCGCGAACAGCTGGCGCCGCTGAGCGAAGGGGCGCTGGATCTGGGCCTGATGCGCAATACCCCCTTGCCAGAGAGCTTGCATCATGAGGTGATTTTGCATGAACCGTTGATGGCGATGATCCCCAGGGTTTTTCCGCTCTCGCAAAAGCCGGTGGTGACGCTGGCTGAACTGGCGAAAGAGCCGTTTGTTTTCTTTGATCCGCACGTCGGAACCGGTCTTTACGACGATATCCTCGGCATGATGCGCCGTTACCAGTTGACACCGATGATTACTCAGGAGGTCGGTGAGGCGATGACGATCATTGGGCTGGTCGCTGCCGGCTTAGGGGTGTCGATCCTTCCGGCCTCATTTAAAAAAGTACAGCTCAATGAGATGTGTTGGGTACCGATTGCAGAAGAGGACGCCGTTTCAGAAATGTGGCTGGTCTGGTCGGCGCATCATGAGCCGAGTCAGGCGGCGCTACGTTTTCGTCAGCAGTTAGTTCAGGCCGTCAGGGGCGCTTAA
- the clcB gene encoding voltage-gated ClC-type chloride channel ClcB — MHRLHSWPDLRAMFRRLLIAALIGVLAALAVSGFRHAMLLLEWTFLSNNSGSLVNAATGLAPWRRVLTPALGGLAAGLLLWGWQKSHQQHPHAPTDYMEALQTDGQFDYGASLVKSLASLLVVASGSAIGREGAMILLAALAASCFAQKFTPRKEWKLWIACGAAAGMAGAYHAPLAGSLFIAEVLFCTLMLASLGPVVISAVVALLATRFLSGGNDLLYTVHLSAQLHYAQYGLLLGTGLFAGLCGPLLMWLISTSHTGFLRLKLAPPWQLALGGLLVGLLSLQTPTVWGNGYSVVQSFLLTPPLLSVIAGIFLCKLLAVLASSGSGAPGGVFTPTLFIGLAMGMMLGRLGGVWLPGADEMTLLLGLTGMATLLAATTHAPVMSALMICEMTGEYRLLPGLLMACVLASVLSRTLRHDSIYRQQATQH; from the coding sequence ATGCACCGTCTACATTCCTGGCCTGACTTACGCGCAATGTTCCGCCGTCTGCTGATCGCCGCACTGATTGGTGTGCTGGCCGCTCTGGCGGTGTCCGGCTTTCGTCACGCTATGCTGCTACTGGAATGGACCTTCCTGAGTAATAACTCCGGCAGTCTGGTCAACGCGGCGACAGGATTAGCCCCCTGGCGGCGTGTACTGACACCGGCACTGGGCGGACTGGCGGCAGGTTTACTGCTCTGGGGCTGGCAAAAGTCTCACCAACAACACCCGCACGCGCCCACCGACTATATGGAAGCCCTACAGACTGACGGTCAGTTTGATTACGGCGCCAGCCTTGTCAAATCTCTTGCCTCGCTGCTGGTGGTCGCCAGCGGCAGCGCTATTGGTCGCGAAGGGGCGATGATTTTACTCGCCGCGCTGGCGGCCTCCTGCTTTGCGCAAAAGTTTACCCCGCGCAAGGAGTGGAAGTTATGGATCGCCTGCGGCGCGGCAGCCGGGATGGCCGGAGCCTACCATGCCCCGCTGGCGGGCAGTCTGTTCATCGCTGAAGTATTATTCTGTACGCTAATGCTGGCCTCGCTTGGCCCGGTGGTGATTTCCGCCGTCGTCGCTCTGCTCGCCACCCGTTTTTTAAGCGGCGGTAACGATCTCCTTTATACGGTGCATCTCAGCGCCCAACTGCACTATGCTCAGTATGGCCTGCTCCTCGGCACTGGACTGTTCGCCGGGCTCTGCGGCCCGCTACTGATGTGGCTAATTTCCACCAGCCACACTGGCTTTCTGCGGTTGAAATTAGCCCCGCCGTGGCAACTGGCGCTCGGTGGTCTGCTGGTCGGTCTGCTTTCCTTGCAAACGCCCACGGTGTGGGGAAATGGTTATAGCGTGGTGCAGTCTTTTCTGCTCACGCCCCCGCTGTTGTCGGTCATTGCCGGTATTTTTTTGTGCAAACTGTTAGCGGTACTGGCCAGTAGTGGCTCCGGCGCGCCTGGCGGTGTGTTTACCCCGACGCTGTTTATCGGACTGGCAATGGGCATGATGCTCGGGCGACTCGGCGGCGTCTGGCTGCCAGGTGCGGATGAAATGACATTGCTACTGGGTTTGACGGGAATGGCCACGCTGTTGGCGGCGACGACGCATGCGCCGGTCATGTCTGCATTGATGATTTGTGAAATGACCGGGGAGTATCGTCTTCTCCCCGGTTTATTGATGGCCTGTGTGCTTGCGTCTGTCCTGTCGAGGACGTTACGCCATGATTCTATCTACCGACAGCAAGCTACCCAGCATTGA